A region of Mesoplodon densirostris isolate mMesDen1 chromosome 11, mMesDen1 primary haplotype, whole genome shotgun sequence DNA encodes the following proteins:
- the DTX3 gene encoding probable E3 ubiquitin-protein ligase DTX3 isoform X1 yields MPILSSSGSKMAACGGTCKNKVTVSKPVWDFLSKETPARLARLREEHRVSILIDGETSDIYVLQLSPQGPPPAPPNGLYLARKALKGLLKEAEKELKKAQRQGELMGCLALGGGGEHPELHRPGPPPLRAAPLLPPGARGLPPPPPPLPPPLPPRLREEAEEQESTCPICLGEIQNAKTLEKCRHSFCEGCITRALQVKKACPMCGRFYGQLVGNQPQNGRMLVSKDATLLLPSYEKYGTIVIQYVFPPGVQGAEHPNPGVRYPGTTRVAYLPDCPEGNKVLTLFRKAFDQRLTFTIGTSMTTGRPNVITWNDIHHKTSCTGGPQLFGYPDPTYLTRVQEELRAKGITDD; encoded by the exons atgccaatTCTAAGCTCTTCAGGATCAAA AATGGCAGCCTGTGGAGGCACCTGCAAGAACAAAGTGACTGTCTCCAAGCCTGTGTGGGACTTCCTCAGCAAGGAGACCCCCGCCCGGCTGGCCCGGCTTCGGGAGGAGCACCGTGTGTCCATTCTCATAGACGGCGAGACTTCTGACATCTATGTCCTCCAGCTTTCCCCTCAgggccctcccccagcccctcccaatGGGCTCTACCTGGCCCGGAAGGCTCTCAAGGGGCTGCTcaaggaggcagagaaagagcTGAAGAAAGCTCAGAGGCAGGGGGAGCTTATGGGCTGCCTGGctttggggggtggaggggagcaCCCTGAGCTGCACCGCCCAGGCCCACCCCCTCTCCGAGcagccccactcctgcccccaggGGCACGGGGGCtgccaccccctcctcctcccctgccccctcctcttcccccccgCCTTCGGgaggaggcagaagagcaggagagCACCTGCCCCATCTGTCTGGGGGAGATCCAGAATGCCAAGACATTAGAGAAGTGCCGGCACTCATTCTGCGAGGGCTGCATCACCCGGGCACTGCAGGTGAAAAAGGCCTGCCCCATGTGTGGCCGCTTCTATGGGCAGCTGGTGGGCAACCAGCCCCAGAATGGGCGGATGCTGGTCTCTAAGGATGCCACACTCCTACTACCCAGCTATGAGAAGTACGGCACCATCGTCATCCAGTACGTCTTCCCGCCCGGTGTCCAGGGG GCTGAACACCCAAACCCAGGAGTTCGGTATCCTGGCACCACACGGGTGGCCTACCTCCCGGACTGCCCTGAGGGCAACAAGGTGCTGACCCTGTTTCGCAAGGCATTTGACCAGCGTCTCACCTTCACTATCGGCACGTCTATGACCACAGGGAGACCGAATGTCATCACCTGGAACGACATCCACCACAAGACCAGCTGCACAGGGGGACCACAGCT GTTTGGGTACCCGGACCCCACCTACCTGACCCGGGTGCAAGAGGAGCTGAGAGCCAAGGGCATCACCGATGACTGA
- the DTX3 gene encoding probable E3 ubiquitin-protein ligase DTX3 isoform X2, giving the protein MSFVLSRMAACGGTCKNKVTVSKPVWDFLSKETPARLARLREEHRVSILIDGETSDIYVLQLSPQGPPPAPPNGLYLARKALKGLLKEAEKELKKAQRQGELMGCLALGGGGEHPELHRPGPPPLRAAPLLPPGARGLPPPPPPLPPPLPPRLREEAEEQESTCPICLGEIQNAKTLEKCRHSFCEGCITRALQVKKACPMCGRFYGQLVGNQPQNGRMLVSKDATLLLPSYEKYGTIVIQYVFPPGVQGAEHPNPGVRYPGTTRVAYLPDCPEGNKVLTLFRKAFDQRLTFTIGTSMTTGRPNVITWNDIHHKTSCTGGPQLFGYPDPTYLTRVQEELRAKGITDD; this is encoded by the exons A TGTCGTTCGTCCTGTCCAGAATGGCAGCCTGTGGAGGCACCTGCAAGAACAAAGTGACTGTCTCCAAGCCTGTGTGGGACTTCCTCAGCAAGGAGACCCCCGCCCGGCTGGCCCGGCTTCGGGAGGAGCACCGTGTGTCCATTCTCATAGACGGCGAGACTTCTGACATCTATGTCCTCCAGCTTTCCCCTCAgggccctcccccagcccctcccaatGGGCTCTACCTGGCCCGGAAGGCTCTCAAGGGGCTGCTcaaggaggcagagaaagagcTGAAGAAAGCTCAGAGGCAGGGGGAGCTTATGGGCTGCCTGGctttggggggtggaggggagcaCCCTGAGCTGCACCGCCCAGGCCCACCCCCTCTCCGAGcagccccactcctgcccccaggGGCACGGGGGCtgccaccccctcctcctcccctgccccctcctcttcccccccgCCTTCGGgaggaggcagaagagcaggagagCACCTGCCCCATCTGTCTGGGGGAGATCCAGAATGCCAAGACATTAGAGAAGTGCCGGCACTCATTCTGCGAGGGCTGCATCACCCGGGCACTGCAGGTGAAAAAGGCCTGCCCCATGTGTGGCCGCTTCTATGGGCAGCTGGTGGGCAACCAGCCCCAGAATGGGCGGATGCTGGTCTCTAAGGATGCCACACTCCTACTACCCAGCTATGAGAAGTACGGCACCATCGTCATCCAGTACGTCTTCCCGCCCGGTGTCCAGGGG GCTGAACACCCAAACCCAGGAGTTCGGTATCCTGGCACCACACGGGTGGCCTACCTCCCGGACTGCCCTGAGGGCAACAAGGTGCTGACCCTGTTTCGCAAGGCATTTGACCAGCGTCTCACCTTCACTATCGGCACGTCTATGACCACAGGGAGACCGAATGTCATCACCTGGAACGACATCCACCACAAGACCAGCTGCACAGGGGGACCACAGCT GTTTGGGTACCCGGACCCCACCTACCTGACCCGGGTGCAAGAGGAGCTGAGAGCCAAGGGCATCACCGATGACTGA